A region from the Canis aureus isolate CA01 chromosome 10, VMU_Caureus_v.1.0, whole genome shotgun sequence genome encodes:
- the LOC144322807 gene encoding LOW QUALITY PROTEIN: nuclear pore-associated protein 1-like (The sequence of the model RefSeq protein was modified relative to this genomic sequence to represent the inferred CDS: inserted 1 base in 1 codon; deleted 2 bases in 1 codon): protein MGRLFSKFLRPPPPPPPAPAPPAGVARWPRPPVTPPVLAGPPCRSCTRPLLWAQAIPAGAEGEPVPARCHGEPRRRLPLPQAAGPPLGLLPAGSWGSPPGGVSCLRSCPLVRPSRTVRIPPPGREVTLLHSLPAQGARAAGQVPTRPLPLSSPGHGGGGPGAPRRTDAGSRRDQRAGWWQWPPPQPRGTQWTSEPRTPAALSASTEPALQPWTDVSPPPERARGPAPRCLPCRPLQAAWPPLQAVPWERSSRCSRAHAQAAPGRRGPPQGGRRLKTIRPGACPPPLPLLWDRGDWPPPXKLPRLAPDENLGTSQDAERPRDKIPKDRTDTSADCWAAPPAPSSPPLASEAAGSPPRPLPLPRSPFLAPPWLTPLPGPRPSLSLRLPQHNMVVGKQDVSFLNLLLLLLLLSLFLPLVPVPLGKPHFREALFPQAALQRPPPTAPHLTPTPCTKESPTPLCVDSPPLFLTTPRPGRSTDSSVVQPGTSKPTSSTIAAKSSTLTSKPISDPAVVDMDTTPPSRAVTSTPPRSGMSCPPFARGRCSMTQRCPAKVAASTSTDVDGPGPTPLLHQLFGLHTTPQPTHGTLAGRQPTASLPGAAMATGLPNLSSGATGTPVGSASANPDAHCDPDAMDTTSPSRAVIFQAPPGSRKNQLSFYRALPGSGNTPPTGSTASAHGSTTLPQKPASTQTPFPSVLTQESPLSPHWRSQWATA from the exons ATGGGCCgtttattttctaagtttcttcgccccccccccccccccccgccggcccctGCCCCGCCCGCCGGAGTTGCCCGCTGGCCACGCCCGCCCGTGACACCGCCCGTCCTGGCCGGACCACCCTGCCGCTCCTGCACCCGCCCCCTGCTCTGGGCGCAGGCCATCCCagcgggggcggagggggagccTGTACCGGCTCGCTGCCACGGGGAGCCCAGGAGGCGGCTCCCGCTCCCTCAGGCCGCGGgcccccctctgggcctcctccCCGCGGGGAGCTGGGGGAGCCCTCCGGGGGGCGTGAGCTGTCTGCGCAGTTGCCCGCTGGTCCGGCCCTCGAGGACTGTGAGGATCCCTCCCCCGGGGCGCGAGGTCACGCTCCTGCATTCACTACCTGCACAGGGAGCCAGGGCCGCGGGTCAGGTACCGACCCGTCCCCTCCCCCTTTCGAGCCCAGGGCACGGAGGAGGAGGTCCCGGAGCACCCCGGAGGACAGACGCAGGCTCTCGGAGAGACCAAAGGGCCGGGTGGTGGCAGTGGCCGCCCCCACAGCCGCGGGGCACGCAGTGGACATCCGAGCCCCGGACACCAGCGGCGCTCTCAGCCTCCACCGagccagccctgcagccctggaCCGACGTCTCGCCCCCTCCGGAGAGGGCTCGTGGGCCAGCACCCAGATGTCTCCCATGTCGTCCTCTGCAGGCCGCGTGGCCACCTCTTCAGGCGGTCCCGTGGGAGAGGTCCTCGCGGTGCTCTCGCGCCCACGCCCAGGCTGCCCCGGGCCGCAGGGGCCCTCCGCAGGGGGGGCGGCGGCTGAAAACCATCCGCCCGGGA GCCTGCCCCCCGCCTCTACCACTGCTGTGGGATCGGGGGGACTGGCCCCCAC CGAAGCTTCCCCGCCTTGCTCCTGACGAGAACCTGGGCACCTCGCAGGACGCCGAGCGTCCGAGGGACAAGATCCCGAAGGACAGAACAGACACCTCGGCCGACTGCTGGGCCGCCCCGCCTGCCCCTTCCTCGCCCCCACTTGCCTCGGAGGCTGCAGGCTCCCCGCCGCGGCCGCTCCCGCTGCCCAGGTCCCCGTTCCTCGCACCGCCTTGGCTGACCCCTCTGCCGGGCCCCCGACCCTCTCTGTCCCTCCGTCTTCCCCAACACAACATGGTGGTCGGGAAACAGGACGTGTCGTTCCTGAATCTCCTCCTCTTGCTGCTCCTGCTGAGTCTCTTCCTCCCCCTAGTTCCCGTCCCTTTGGGGAAACCCCACTTCAGGGAGGCCCTCTTCCCCCAGGCCGCGCTGCAGCGCCCACCCCCGACCGCCCCACaccttacccccaccccctgcacaaAAGAATCCCCAACCCCTCTGTGTGTGGATTCTCCCCCGCTTTTCCTAACAACCCCGCGTCCAGGCCGCTCCACGGACAGCTCCGTCGTCCAGCCCGGCACCTCTAAGCCGACTTCTTCTACCATCGCAGCAAAGTCATCTACTTTGACCTCCAAGCCTATTTCAGATCCTGCTGTCGTGGACATGGACACGACGCCTCCCTCGCGGGCTGTCACCTCCACGCCCCCACGCTCCGGGATGAGCTGTCCTCCGTTTGCCCGGGGCCGTTGCAGCATGACGCAGCGATGCCCTGCGAAAGTCGCAGCATCCACC TCCACCGACGTCGATGGCCCCGGCCCCACCCCACTTCTTCATCAACTCTTCGGCCTCCACACCACCCCTCAGCCCACACACGGGACTCTTGCTGGGAGGCAGCCAACAGCTTCTCTTCCCGGTGCCGCTATGGCCACTGGCTTGCCCAACCTCAGTTCTGGAGCCACCGGCACTCCAGTAGGCAGCGCCTCTGCAAACCCCGACGCTCACTGTGACCCCGATGCCATGGATACCACATCGCCCTCCCGGGCTGTCATCTTTCAGGCCCCCCCTGGGTCGCGGAAGAACCAGTTGTCATTTTACAGGGCACTTCCTGGTTCTGGCAACACACCACCTACGGGCAGCACTGCCTCGGCCCACGGCTCTACCACTTTACCCCAAAAGCCAGCCAGCACACAGACCCCGTTTCCAAGCGTTCTAACGCAGGAATCGCCTCTCAGCCCACACTGGAGGTCACAGTGGGCAACAGCCTAA